One Coleofasciculus sp. FACHB-T130 genomic window, ACTCAAACAGTATCGAGCGCTCGCTACACGCTACGACAAGCTGGCGGAGAGTTTCCTGGGCGGTATTTATCTAGCTGCTACGGTCATCTGGCTTAATTGATGACACGCCCTAGTCAGCAGCCGTTGATTTAAGTTTTTGGAAACTACTTATAAAGAATGATTCACCTCCAGAAGGGTTGTGGAAAACTCCTAGTTTTCTGTGGAAAAGCTTGTGGTAAAGCCGTGAAAAACTTTGTGTCATTAGTGAAAAACAATGACAAGTATAAATACCTTGTGGAAAAAAGAGTCGCTTTTCCACAAGGTTCCCACAATTCATTAGAGCTGCTAAAACATTCACGGGAAATTCATTTGACAACATTTTCCACATTTTCCACAGCTTCAGCAGTTTTGCCTAAAGCAGGTAAGCAGGGTAATCTGGATTGCTGAGGACAAGGGTGCTACGATCTCCTTCTGTGCCAAAAGTACCGCGCTATGAGCGTCGTTTGGCTGAACAACTCCAAGGTTGAACATCTATGAAACTGGTTTGCACCCAAAACGATCTCAGTACCAACCTTTCTCTCGTCAGCCGAGCAGTGCCATCGCGCCCGACACATCCTGTCCTCGCAAATGTCAAGCTGGAAGCTAACAAAAAAACTCAGCTCGTCAGTTTGACGGCATTCGATCTCAGCCTTGGCATTCAGACCAGCTTTCCCGCACAAGTGGAAGAGGAAGGTTATCTCACTTTACCCGCTAAGCTGTTAAACGATATTGTTTCCCGTCTAGCAGAGGGAGAAATTACTTTAGAGGATAAAGGGGAGGAAGGGACAAGTGAAGGGATTATTGCCACACTGACTTCTGCCTCTGGGCGTTATAAAGTCCGGGGTATGACCGCAGAAGAATTTCCAGAACTGCCAGTAATAGAAAATGGCGAAGCTGCTCAATTGCCTGCCGCTGCATTAATTGATGGCTTGCGGGGTTCCTTATTTGCCACCAGTCCAGACGAAACGAAGCAGGTTCTCACGGGCATCCATTTAACAGTCAAACCAGAGTATCTTGAATTTGCCGCGACAGATGGTCATCGTTTATCGGTTGTCGAAACGACTAACCAAGGTCAAACGGATGAAGAACCCTCTGAGGCGATTAGTCAGGCAGCTCCGTTAGAAGTCACGATTCCAGCACGGGCACTGCGAGAACTAGAACGAATCTTAGGAATGCGCCAGTCGGCGGAAGCGATCGCTCTCCATCTTGACCAAGGGCAGGTCGTATTTGAGTTGGTCGATCAACGTTTGACTAGCCGCACCCTAGAAGGTCAATATCCCGCCTATCGTCAGTTGATTCCCCAACAATTTGAGCGGCAGGTGACAATCGATCGGCGTCAGTTGCTCAATGCATTAGAACGAATTGCCGTGCTAGCTGACCAAAAAAATAATATTGTCAAATTCACGATAGACAGCACTAACCAGCAGATTGCCTTATCAGTGGAAGCACAGGATGTTGGTAGCGGGCGCGAATCTCTACCTGCACAGATATCGGGCAAGGATCTAGAGATTGCCTTCAATATTACCT contains:
- a CDS encoding transposase encodes the protein LKQYRALATRYDKLAESFLGGIYLAATVIWLN
- the dnaN gene encoding DNA polymerase III subunit beta, whose translation is MKLVCTQNDLSTNLSLVSRAVPSRPTHPVLANVKLEANKKTQLVSLTAFDLSLGIQTSFPAQVEEEGYLTLPAKLLNDIVSRLAEGEITLEDKGEEGTSEGIIATLTSASGRYKVRGMTAEEFPELPVIENGEAAQLPAAALIDGLRGSLFATSPDETKQVLTGIHLTVKPEYLEFAATDGHRLSVVETTNQGQTDEEPSEAISQAAPLEVTIPARALRELERILGMRQSAEAIALHLDQGQVVFELVDQRLTSRTLEGQYPAYRQLIPQQFERQVTIDRRQLLNALERIAVLADQKNNIVKFTIDSTNQQIALSVEAQDVGSGRESLPAQISGKDLEIAFNITYLRDGLKALQSSEIQMQMNTGNSPVILTPLGGLKMTYLVMPVQIRA